Proteins from a single region of Oryza brachyantha chromosome 6, ObraRS2, whole genome shotgun sequence:
- the LOC102717074 gene encoding WRKY transcription factor SUSIBA2-like produces the protein MDGDAWWYGGAGGGGVGGGNNWDLDAIVRFGCGGGHVTVPPPECEYDDPFSSLLVPPMTHQVMPVWGDDDDVAAWMAPLPGLQTGGWDGADHVVVDDLSGALFGVSVQAPKLPAPPQVAAAEVTPPNLVPAAADAAPVEKITRPAIKQQASGDGAGAGGSRSARRKKKQQAKEVVRVPANGPPPDSWAWRKYGQKPIKGSPYPRGYYRCSSNKNCGARKQVERCRVDPSFLVLTYTGAHSGHDVPLHRNSLAGTTRHKLVLPSNSCKPEQGAGAGAAEAGTTDKNALATSSEAASSSHSHSPAQSTSPGLSPTTPLLTSSMEMHGEEEDCDDVDGAAGLQAEDVDMTIVDDDDAADDTIHHVPWGTPISDAIIAASYEWR, from the exons aTGGACGGCGACGCATGGTGgtacggcggcgccggcggtggcggggttGGTGGTGGTAACAACTGGGATCTTGACGCCATTGTGAGGtttggctgcggcggcgggcacgtgacggtgccgccgccggagtgCGAGTACGACGACCCGTTCTCGTCGCTCCTCGTGCCGCCGATGACGCATCAGGTGATGCCCGTgtggggcgacgacgacgacgtcgcggCGTGGATGGCGCCGCTCCCTGGTCTGCAGACCGGAGGCTGGGATGGGGCTGACCATGTGGTCGTCGACGACCTCTCCGGCGCCTTGTTTGGCGTGTCGGTGCAGGCGCCGAAGCTGCCAGCTCCTCCTCAGGTGGCGGCCGCTGAGGTGACGCCGCCCAACCTGgtgccggcggccgccgacgcGGCCCCCGTGGAGAAGATCACGCGGCCGGCCATAAAACAGCAGGCTtctggcgatggcgccggcgccggcggatcAAGGTCGGCCAGGAGAAA GAAGAAGCAGCAGGCGAAGGAGGTGGTGCGCGTGCCGGCGAacgggccgccgccggactCGTGGGCGTGGCGCAAGTACGGACAGAAGCCGATCAAGGGGTCGCCGTACCCGCGCGGATACTACCGGTGCAGCAGCAACAAGAACTGCGGCGCGCGGAAGCAGGTGGAGCGCTGCCGCGTCGACCCGTCCTTCCTCGTCCTCACCTACACCGGCGCGCACTCCGGCCACGACGTCCCCCTCCACCGCAACTCCCTCGCCGGCACCACGCGCCACAAGCTGGTCCTGCCGTCAAACTCCTGCAAGCCAGAACAAggcgctggcgccggcgccgccgaagcCGGGACGACGGACAAGAACGCTCTGGCCACTTCATCCGaggcggcgagcagcagccACAGCCACAGCCCCGCGCAGTCCACCTCGCCCGGCCTGTCTCCGACAACGCCGCTGCTCACCTCGTCCATGGAGAtgcacggcgaggaggaggactgcgacgacgtcgacggcgccgccggcctgcAAGCGGAGGACGTCGACATGACCATcgtcgatgacgacgacgccgccgacgacacCATCCACCACGTGCCGTGGGGCACGCCCATCTCCGACGCCATCATCGCGGCAAGCTACGAGTGGAGATGA